A segment of the Corylus avellana chromosome ca2, CavTom2PMs-1.0 genome:
gtggtattattgttgggaTATGATAGATTGTGGTTGGTTGGGTTTTGATGACGtcgtaaatttttttagggaagtttcatcattctacaattgagcagtattaTATACGTGGTTGGATGTTACggctaatttctttttattgcatgtttgattacactgcatatttgcatgtttgtagggagccgcctatgctcatataccatctccagctactacactaacaacttagtattgtttagattacaaattgagcagtactatttctgcaggggaatcacattttaaacaatgtgattatcttttgtttagggtttatggtacattttttttcccagtattgtttagattacaaattgaagtgagaataattttttgggaagcttgattttatttttcttttatgatcttgattattctctcacatgtcagttatatattgttaggttcatattataagatgaacaggaggaagaaagatttcGGGATAGGATACAATGAAAGCGAATTCTACgatgggaagatgaaaaaggtttgtgaattttatttagtgaaacccattagggaattgtgattacttctaataattgtgGGTTTTACTGTAAAATGAACAGTCAATGTCGTCGGCATCTATAACATCATCGGTGAAAGAGGATATGGAACCTGTGCAGTGTAGGTGCGGACTTACAAgcccaattataacatccactactataaaaaatcctgggaggcgattctatgggtgtgctatgtatgaccgtaaaaaggtatttgaatttggataatttggttttaacaaatagttattacttcgtacttgttcgtaattatcagatttttttgtgtaattacagAAAGTTGGCCAATGTCGTTTTTTCCAATGGTATGACGAAGAAACTTGTGCTCGCGGAAGGGAGGTCCTACCTGCGTTGTATAAACAA
Coding sequences within it:
- the LOC132169345 gene encoding uncharacterized protein LOC132169345, which gives rise to MNRRKKDFGIGYNESEFYDGKMKKSMSSASITSSVKEDMEPVQCRCGLTSPIITSTTIKNPGRRFYGCAMYDRKKKVGQCRFFQWYDEETCARGREVLPALYKQVHSLKCEVSLLRGQLKIQTYLLVFLLVICVLLICLRLMGH